GTCGTACTTGCCCCATGAGGCATGGACCTCGAGCTGCTCGACGCTCTCGTCAACCACGAACGTGAGGCCAATCGACGAGGGAAGGAGGGAGTCACCTCGGTTGGGGACCGGATCTGCGCTGCCATCGTCCGACGTAGTTGGGGCTCCTGACTCCTCGAAGCTCTCGTCTCTCTCCTGTCCTACAACGTGCTTCCGCGGAGCAAGCATGCCAACGAGGTACCGATCGATGACTCGTGACTCATCGAGCTCTTCATGGTTGCCGTCCTTCGGACCGAGCAACTCCGCCTGAATCAGATCGTGGAGTTCTGCACGAATCTCCGGAGGGGTCGGAACGGTATCTGGAGTTGCTGAGTCAATCATATCAGTTCGGTCCATCGATCAGTGTTAGGGTGCACCAGCCCTCGCGTAACCGTTGCCGGCTATGTGCTTCTCCACATTCTTCAGGATTCCACGGACGAAGATCTCTGCCTGACGCGCGGTTCGCACGAGATCGTCCACGGTAACCTCGCGGCCGACCTCAGAGAATGACCTGTTCCCGTGTGCGAGCGCGTTTCTCTGCCGCTTGACGATCTCCAAGTCAATGCCGCCCCGGGCCGCTCGGTGCACCCCTACGCCGACACCGTGGTTGCGGCATACTTGTCTGATATTGTCCGCGTCGAGATTGCCAGACACCGGCAAACGCGACGCTTCAAGACGAACGACTGTTTGGTCAAGCGCCGCGAGGACCATGCGTGCTGCAGATTCCCGGTACTTCTCGGGCGACGCAGTTTCTCGCGTTAGCTTTCTATGCTCGCTGACGATCCATGTGTCTCGTATCTCGGTGCTCACCGACTGCAACGACCGCCCCTCCCTGGCGATGGTCTCGTAGAGCTCGCCAAAGGCGGAACGAATCGCAGCCTCTACCAGGTTGTAGATCAACAGGTAGACCGTAGCCTTCGAGACAGTCCGCCAATCGTCTTCGACCGGCGTTGCCTTGTAGCTTGCCTTGCTTTGTGAGCGAATCACAGCGTCTGGACGATCCAGCGCCTTCAGCATTCTGAGGTACTCGGATACCTCCGTGACCCTCTGCTCAAAGTCGGCTACCACAGCCTGCATCTCGTCAATCTCCTGATCCGAGCAGACGATCACGGACGAACTCGATTCGGCCTCGAAGACGAGGGCCAGAGTTGCTGGCGTGGGTCGTTGTGTGTGTGCGGAACTCCTCCGAGTCCAGCCAGCTCTGAACGGAACGCGGCTCAAGGCCCGGTTGATCGCGAAGGGCTAGGTTCGTACCGACCGCGAGTGCCTCGAAGCGCACACGAGGCGTGGCTCGAGAAGTGTCTCCCTTTGCGAAGCCATGGGGGAAGTGCTTCTCGACAAAGGCCATCGTGGCGTCGAACTCCGAGCGCATTCGGTCCTGTTCGAAGTCATCGCGATGGTCCTTTGCAAACTTGTCTAGGAACTTATCGACGTCATGCTGGAACTTCTTGTATCGGTCTGAGTATGCGAAGAACCGAAGGACGAGCTCCTCGTCTTCTCGGCGTTGCCGCATGCGGTCGCTGATCGGACAGAGGCGGGCAAAGCGCTCGTCTTGAGCACGGTCGCGGATGAAGTCCATGAAGGGTCCGGTGAATGTGCCTCGTCTGATCTCGCTCGCCTTGGCCTTTACGCCACTCGTGTTGACGCGATCAAAGATCTCCTGCCGGAGCTCCGGGGTCGTCGAATCATCGAGAACGACGAGCCTCATGGCCTTCGTGCCGAACTTCCGCTGCTGAGCCTTCGGTAGGTCACCGTGTCGGAATCCATTCAGCGATGGCAATCGCAACAGTCCATCAAGGACCAGGTCGTTGTTCACGAACTGCTCGAGGCTCTGTATGCGCTGGGCGCCATCGACGATCTCTAGCCGGCCGTCCTCCATGTCGGCAACGAACATCATGGGAATCGGCAAGCCGAGAATCACGGACTCGATGAAGCGGCGCTTGTGCGGCTCATTCCAGATGAACTCACGCTGATAGGGCGGCACGTAGAAGAGCCCATTCTGGAACTCTTGAACGATGTAGTCGATCGTGAAGTCCCGAAGGTCGTACCGAACCTCGTGCTGCTTAGTGCGGATCTCCGCTTCGGCCGCCGACCGATCGACGTCACTGATCTCAAAGAGCTGGTCTGGTGGCATGGCCTACCTCCGCGGTCAAGCGAGTGTCGCGTATGCTACGACAGGAACGGTTCTGGAATGAAGGTCGAGTGCGGTGGACGACGAATGAGAGCGAAACACCTGGGCAGTGATGGCGAGCTTCGAGCGGACTTCGACCTGGCGTTCGAGGCGGACACTGTGCGCATCACCGTACACGCTCGTGGAGGATCTGAATCGGCAGGCAATCAGACCAACCCGGACTATGAGAGCCTGGTCCAGATTCTCCTTGAGCGACTGGCTGGGTGTGGTGCGGCACTGCTCAACGTGCGGCTTGCGAGCAAGACCGTTGCCCACCTTCCTGCGAGCCAGCGGCGCGTGCAGCTTCCGAAATACCAACTCCCGCTGCCATTGATCTCGGTTCCGCAACTGACGGATCTGCGATACGCGATTCGTAGAGCTGTTGCTGCTTCCCACACGACTTCGGCAACGGCTGGGCACGGCAACGCAACGAAGAGAATTGAGCTGATTGCGTCGCGTCCGATGCCAGCCGCCGATATGGCTGCAATCCTCGAATGGGGTGTGGCAGAGTCCCCGGATGGCGGGGACCGGACAGACGCCGACGAAGGCACTGGGTTCAGCGAAGGAAGGCTCTTGCTTCGCATTCACCTGCAGAGGGAGCGCAACCAAACGCTCGTCAGACTTGCCAAGGATGCGTTCGTCAGCCAGAACGGCCGGTTGTATTGCGAATCGTGCGGCTTTGACTTCGAAGCGGTCTATGGGAACTTGGGGGCCGGATACATCGAAGCCCACCACGAAGAGCCTCTCGGAGCACGCAGGGAGGAAGGCGTGACCCGAGTCGAAGACTTGAGAATGGTCTGCGCGAATTGCCACCGCATGCTGCACAGGAGAATGGGTGACGATCCGCTCACGGTCGAGGGGCTGCGATGCCGTCTGCGCTCGTGAGTGGGCGGTTGCTGTAGTTGGTCGAGCGCTTAGGGCAATCCGGGTGGCTGTCATGATGCGGCCTCCGGCTGCCTAGTCGCTGAGGTCACACGGCCTATGAGGTCCAGCAACTTGTCAAGGCGTTCGACGAGCTTTGCCAGATCGTCCAGATTCGAAACCAGCGGGCGGACTGGATGCATGATGCTGTGACGCTGCTCGTTGAGGCCATTGAAGGTCTCCTCCCATTGCCTTCTGCTCTCGAAGCTGAGTTTCGACCGGAGTGGCTCGTGCTTGGCAACGACGCCGCCAAGTTCGCTGAGCATGGCGCCGGCGATCGGGCCAATGTCGACGTCGTCGCGCTCGGATATCTTCCAGTAACCGACGAGCGCCGCGCGGCGATCCTTCGGCACGAGCTCAAGCCACTCCCACGGATCCTTGAAGGAGGAACCGACTAGGATGGCAAGCTCGGCCTCGAGCTCGGCGAACAGGGGGTAAAGCGCCGCTCGTACCGGATGCCGGTTCAGATCGGAGAGAGTGAAGAAGCCAAGGGCACGTCCATTCTCGTCCCGCACGATGCCGGCGGGTTGGTCGAGTGTGAAGCGGAGGAGTTCATCGACTGTCGGCTCGGCGCCGAGCACCTTGGTCCAGAGGCCGGGGGTCGAGGCGGCGAGGTGTTGGCCGTTAGCCGCGAGCTCTGCGAGCAGCGGAGTCGGGACGAAGCCGATGAGCTTCTCCTCGGCGTCCAGAACCGGAGCGCCGTCGAAGCCGTGCGAGCGGAGAGTCTGGATGAGCTCACCGTCGACCGGGCCGACCTGAGCGGGGAGGGCCCCATCCAGCGATGTGACGACCTCGCGCATCGAGACTCGTGGCATTCGGACCGGCTGCTCTTGGTTCATGTCGCAGAGCCCTTGAACAGCCCGGATTCGCCTGCGACCTTGTCTTTCTTGCTCGTTCGCTTGGCTGATTTCTTCTTGGCTTTCGAGTTGGACTTCTTGTCGTGCAGGCCGGCCTCAACTTCCTCCTTGTATCGCTGGTGGTTGAGGGCAAGGAGGCGGGCAAGAATCTCGGCACGGGCATCGGGGTGGATGGTGAAGCGTTCGCCCTGCTCCGTGGGGTAGAAGCCGTGGCGCAACTTGTCGATTAAATCGCCCCATCCATACGCCGCGACCACAGCGACATCGAGGGCGGCGTAGGCCTCGCGGAGCGACGCAACTTCCTCTACGGACTTATTGTGCAAGAGGTTTGCCAACGATGTGAGGCCGATGTTTTGCGTGGTCATGTACGCTTGACGCCCGAGGTACAACGCCTCGCCGCGTACGGCAACGTCTGGTGTGAGCTTCGGAAAAGGGAACGTCTCGAAGCAGTCCGACGGTGTGTACCGAGCGTCCATGCGGAGACTTGGGCCGTACTCCAGGCGCCATTCTTCGTGCGTGACCGCCTGCATCGCGCCGAAGAACTCCCAAGTAGAGTCGGCAAACAGCACGGAAGTGTGTGAGTAAACGATGCCGAGCGGCACCCACGCCGGCGACCATCTGCGGCCCGTTTGTGAGCACATCAACACGCGTGCCATGTCAGCGATGGTCGCATACAGGTCGGGCCGCTTCTCTGCATATTGCCACCATCGCTCGCGGTAGACGTCGCGATTGTTATTCTCCCGCTCGGGCTTCACTGTCTCCTCGACGACGCGCAAGCATTCCGGAAAGTCCGCCGCGACAGGGTCGGTGTAGTCCTGCGGCACGATCCCTGTCCGCAGCCACGCTTTGCGTTGCTTGTCATCGGCGAGGACCCATGACGCCTTCCCGCCCCCCGGCAGCATCAACACCTCGCGCTTAAGCGGCCAATCGCGAAAGTTGATCACCCACCGGCTGGGCGATTGATCCGGGCGGCTATTTAGGTCCTGACCATTCAGATAGGGCATCAGGACCTCGGCGTTCTTCGGATCTTTCTCAATCAGCTGTTGGGCTTCCTCCGGCGTCATCACGAAGCCCATGCCCAGCACGATCGAGCCCTGGAAGCTCTTCCCCTCATTCGCCTTGAGGCGGTACGGCTTGCCAACGACGCGGCCGGGAGGCGTGAGGAACGACGTGACCCCTTCGGCCGGCTTGTCGTCGATGAAGTACGGACCTCGCCATATCTCCTCAGTGGCTCGTATGCTGCGTCCATACACATGGGCCACCTCGAGCGATGCCCCGCCGGGCCACGGGCGGCTTGACACGCCCCGCATGAGCTGGATTCGGTCGGGATGCAACTCGGCCCCGAGCTGGTCGAGCCCGACCTCGCGTGTGTCCCCCTGGGCGATCGTGTTGGTGGCGATCAGGCCAAAGTGTCCGCCTGTCCGGAGGAGCGAGGCCATCCGCAGGAAGAAGTAGGCCACGAGGTCGGCGCTGCCGCGTTGGCCGTTGGCGAGGTGGTCGACCAAGTACTCCCGGTACGCGGTGCCGAAGATGCCGGTGAGCTTCTGGCCGCCCTTGAACGGCGGGTTGCCGATGACCGCGTCGAATCCGCCGCGCGACAGGATCTCTGGGAACTCAAGGCACCAATGGAACGGGCGCTTGCCGAGCAGTGCTCGCTGGGCATACTCGTGCATGTCTTCCGACGAGCCCGAAAGCGTGAGCTGGCCGGCCTTGACCGTGGCGTGGCGGAGCTGGTCCTCCCGCTCACCGGCGTTCGAGGCCGGCTGGATGTACCCCGAGATGAGCATGTCGGCGGCGAACCGCAGTCGTTCGGTACGTGCGTCGGCCTCGCCGAGCAGGCGTGCCTGGGCCTGCACATGGCCGATGGTGTCGGAGTCGAGTTGCTCGATCTGCAGACGCGTGCCCGAGGCCTGCTCGATGAGCTCGGTGATCGACATGTTGGAGAACGTGGTCTGGACCGCGCTCTCAGGGTCGAGGCTGAAGCGTTGGAGCTGGCGGATGTCGTGCAGGCCGAGGAGGGCGTCGCCGCTGCGGATGGCGTGGTCGAGGAAGGAGAACGGCTTGTCCTTGGAGAGCGTGAGGAGCCAGATGGAGAGCTTGGCCATCTCGGCGGCGACGGGGTTGATGTCGACGCCGTAGATGCATCGCTGGGCGATGAGACGGCGGGCGGTCAGGAGGCGTTCGTCCTCGTCCTTCGGCACAAGGTCGCGTTCGCCGGAGCCCTTGGACCCGTCGTAGTGGATCGTGGAGAAGGTGAGCTTGCCGGGATTGGGGCCGGCGACTTTTGTCTCGGCGATGGCCCAGGATTCGACGAGTCGGTCACCAAGGTATCGGCAGGCCTGCACGAGGAAGGCGCCGCTGCCGCAGGCCATGTCGCAGACCTTGAGATCGAGGATCTCCTTGGGCGTGAGGAGCTGCCACTCCTCGCGGGGCTTGCCCTCGGCCGGGCCGATGTACACGAGAGGTTCAAGGGAGTGCTCGACAACTGGCTCGGTCAGGCTTCGCGGTGTGTACTGCGTGCCGGTGTCGGAGCGATCTTGGCCCTGGGTGGCGAAGAGCTGGCCTTCGTGGATGATGATGGGTTGGCCAAAGTCATCGTCGCGCACCAGCGATGCAAACGGCTCGACGCGGCCCCAGAGCTCGTCAGACCCGCAGGCTCGACGGATCTGGTCAACGCGTACTGCATCGAGTTCGGAGTCGAGGAGTTTCTCGACGGACTTCTTGCTCGACTTGATCTTTAGCTTCGCGAGGCGCTCGACGAGCTTGGCTCGGCTCTGCGAGGCGAGAGACTCGAGTTCTTCGAGTTCAACCTCTGGTTCGTCACCATCCTTGCCGTAAAGGCCAAGAGTCGGTCCGTTGGCTCGGACCGCCGTATGGTCGAGCAGGCCCTCGTAGACGTGTCCGATCTGCTCGATGTCGAGCGCTCGGAAGGACAGTCGCCGAGACTCGACCTGCTGCCCGATCTTCGTCTGGAGGTACTGCAGAGACTCCAGGCAGTGGAGTACCGTGCGGTTGTCAACGGGCAGTGGATCAGCATCCGAGTCCTGCCAGGTCGTTCCCTTCGGACGCCCTTCAAGGAAGGGGAACCTGTCGGGATCGAACAGTCCGCCGCCGTATGCTGGGATTTGCAGCCGATCATGGTGTACACCAGAGTGCACGGCTCTAAATGCCGCAAGCAGACGGCACCACGCGTCCCGGCGCCGCTCAAGAACCTCCTCGCCGTGCTGTTCGGCGACTTCCCGGAGCTGCTCGCACAAGGTCGAGACGGCGTAGTACTCGTCGAAGACCGGGTCGCCCAGTAGGAGCAAGCCGCGCTCCTCGGCCGAGAACAAGAAGACGAGCCGCATCATGACGGTGACCGCGGCCTCGTAGATCTCGCCGACCTCGAGTTCTTTCAGGAGTTCGCCGCCGAGGTCCTGATCGGCCCGGTCAAGTGTGCGGACGAGCATCTCGACGGCGCGGCGCACCTGCAGCCCGAGCTGATCGGTGACTTCGTGCTGGTTCTCTCGGCTTCTCGTCAGGAGAGATTCGAGGGTCTCATCCTCACCAACCGCAAAGAACCGGTGGCGTCCTAGCAGCGAGCGGAACGCGGCGAAGGTGTTGGGTTCGTCGAGCCACAGCTGTGCATACCAAGTCGCGTATCCAACGGTCTCATCCCGAGGTGCATCGACCAGGCACCACTGCTCTCCATTGGTGACTAGGCCGAGTCGGACGCCAGTCGCTCGGCACAGCTCGGCCATACGGGATTGGGGTGAGGCGGCCCACCGCGACCCCGCGACTCCCTTCTCAAGTTTCTGCGATCGCGGATGGATGCACACGAGCAGGCGCGAGGTCCTCTCGTCTAGCTCGCCGGACTCATGGATGACCAGCTGTGGCCAGAGCATCTCCGCGTGCTCGTCGACGTGGTGTCGCAGCGTCTTCGGAACATCCTTCCAATCTGCGAATGAGGAGACGTAGCGATCCTCATGCTCAAGCAGCTCCCGGATGACAATGCCGAGCCACTCGGCGTGCCCGCCAGTCGGGTCGACCGACCATTCTTCGTACGCATTTCGGAGTCGCTGTTTAGCATCAGTCTCGACCGCGTCGAGACCATGGCCGAGCGCATCGACGAGCACGGGAAGACTCAGGAATGGTCCCGAGGTCTCGATCAGATGCAGCCAGTCGGCGTGGACCGATGCGACAGAGGGTCGTCTCCTAGCCATGACGCCAGCCCTCCGGAATGAGGATGGTCACGGCGAGTGGGAAGAGGCGAGGTTGGGGTGAGCTGTAGCGGCTCCGGATTGCCGACTGTTCCTTCTCGAGCTCGTCGGGCAGTGCGGCCAAACGGCGCTGGAGAGCATCTCGGTTGCGATTTAGTTGATCTTGCTCGTCGGGAGCAAGGCCCTCCAGGAACATCTGACCCTGTTCGATATCCTCGAAGCCCGAGCGGATGGCCTGCTCCAGCTCGTTGATGACCGTCTCGATGTCCGAGAGGTCCCTATCGAGCCTCTGCTCGAGCTCCCGCTCGATCGACCCAACGCGATCGCGCATGCGTGCTTCGAGTGCAGAGACGGCCCTGTCTTCATACTCACGAACCAGCCGCAGAAGCGAGTCCGCCGGCAATCCCTCGGGCATTGCAGAGCTCGCAGCCCTGAGCAGATCTTCCATCGCGGATTGCGAGAAGCGCTCCCAGCGACCGTCCTTCGTCGTACCGCCGGCGGTCAGCAGTTCCTCATGCAGACGCTGATGGCTTGCTCCAACAACGATCAACCGACCATGCACGACGATCGCGGGTGATGTGAGAACCGAAGCCGGGACCGGCCGTGCGGTGATGCGATGCAGCTTCTTGCGGTCCTCTGGTTGCCAGATCTCGGCCCTGAGGAGTCGGAGGCTCATCTGAACGAGACGATGATTGAGATGTGCAAGCACGACATCGGTGCGGCCATTCGCGACATCGTGGTCGAAAGTGATGGGGCGCACTCGATGGGAGACCGAATCTTCAAGACCGTCCGCGCATCGCTGCCAGCTCCCCCTTAGCGTGGGCATCTTGAAAGCGGCTCCGTCGGAGCCGGGAAGAGGCGCAGGCACGAGCTGTGGAAGGTCAGCGAGAGCAAGTGCCGTTGACACCGCGTTCTGGACATGCAGAGGATCGAGACGAAGCGTCTCCCTGGTCTCGGCCAGTCGCTCTCGAAGCCGCTGCACACGCTCTGCGACGTTTCGTTCGAACTTGAGCTGTCGGCGGACTGCGTTGGCCTCGTTCTCCGCTGCTGCCGTATCGAGGCTGCGACGCTGGCCGAGCATGGCCTCCTCGACCTGATCAGCGATGACGGGGCCGACCTTGCCAAGGTCCTGGCGAATCGTCTCGACCTTCTCGGCAGCGCGCATCAAGAACTCGAGGTCTCCCTCCAGCTCACTCGAAGGACGGCCAGCGTTCTTGGCCACTCGCTCCTTGTATCCGGAGCCAACGAAGTGGTGAATGAGAGGTGTGCGCTTCTGGCCACGACGATCGATGCGGCCATTGCGCTGTTCGAGACGGTTCGGATTCCACGGGATCTCGATGTGAACGAGCTTGTTGCAGTGGCGTTGGAGATCGATGCCCTCGCTGGCACACTCGGTGGCGATGAGGATTCGGACCGGCGTTTCCTTGGGATCATGTTGGAAGTGAGCCTTGATCCGCTCTCGCTCGTCCTCCTTCATTCCGCCGTAGATCGTCTCCAGGCGTCCCTCTTCGGCGAGACCGGCAGTCGCCAGGCGCTCGACGAGCCAGTTCTGCGTATCGCGGTACTCGGTGAAGATAAGGACGCGCTCTTCGTTCCACTCGCCGTTTGGGCGTAGCTGTCCCGTCAGCCACTCGATCAGCAAGTCGCACTTGGAGTCTGGGCGAACGCTTGCCCGCTTTGCCCAGTCCCGCAGTCCGTCGAGCAGCTTCTTGTCCTCGGAAGATGCGTCGAGGAGGGAAGCCGCCGACGTGAGTGCATCGTCGGTCGCCTCCTCGAACTCGAGCTCGGTCGAGAAGTCGTCATTGGTGCGAGCAACTCGTAACTGCAATGCTCGCTCCGACGCAGCGGCCGCACGCTGGCGCTTGGCGATGGTTGCCCTGTGCTTCTCCAAGGTCTTCAGGAACGCCAGAGGGCTCGAGAACAGCCGCTTCTTCAGCGTCTTGAGCACGAACTCCGCAGCGAATCGGTCCTTCGGAGTTGTGCATGACTTGGTCAGACGAGACGCGTACTCCGAAAGTTGGCTGTGAGCATCGCGCTCTGCCTTGGAGTAGTCGACTTCTAGAGGAACGAGCTCCCGGCGTGGAAATCGGTCCGACCCATCGGGGTTTTTGATGTCGTCCTTGAGCCGCCGCACCATCACCCGCCGCAGCTGTGCTTCGTCGGGAGGCGTGCCTCGCGCGAATCGCTGGTCGTCGAGCAACTCCAGTAGCGCCGTGAAGCTCTCCTGATAGCCATTGTGGGGCGTGGCAGAGAGGAACAGCCGATGCTCGAAGTGCGGCGCGAGTTCTCGAACTGCAGTCGTGCGCTGTGAGTCCGTTGCGTACTTGCCGCGCCCTGACGGTGCACAGTTCTGAGCCTCATCTAGCACCATGAGGTCGAACCGGCGCGGGTAGGGAGATTCACCGCGTGGCGGGAGAGCCTCTCGAAAGAGCTGCAGGGGGCGATCACGCTTCAGGTAGTCGATTGACGTGATGAGCCGAGGGAAGTGCGTCCATGGGTTCGCGTGAATGCCCCGCGTGCGACGGAGTTGCCGCATGAGCTCGGAGTCGACGATGCGGAAGTCGAGTCCGAACTTCTCGTGCATCTCGTCCTGCCACTTGAGCTGAAGACCGGCTGGGCAGACGATCAGAACCCGGTTTGCTCGGTGACGAAGCATCATCTCGAGGATGATGAGACCGGCTTCGATGGTCTTTCCGAGGCCGACGTCGTCCGCAATCAACAGATTGGCCCGCGGCATGTCGATCGATCGAACAACCGGGTCGAGCTGATAGTCGTCGATCTCGATTCCGCTGCGGAACGGTGATTGCACATTGCGGTGGTCGGCTGTCGATACGGCTGCCCATCTGACTGCGTCGAGCAACGCATCCAGTGCCTCAGGCTCATCGAGGCCAGTGGGTGCGGGCAGAGTTGAGCGTTCTAGGACGCGCGCGCCGGGTTCGAGCTCCCAGACCACCTGAAGCTCCTCGCCGAGGCCATCGTCCTCGACAGAGTTCAACGTGACCAGGTGTTGCCCGACGCGATCCGGTCCGTCACCCAACGCGTCGCCCGCCACATCAGTAACAACGAAGCGACGCTCGCGTACGGAAACCAGTTGGCCCTCTTCGGGGAGCAGTGTGGCTGAGTTCGATGCCAAATAGCAGCTCCTGTCGAGGGGAATGCACAGGCTACGTCGTGTGATTGTGCGTAAACGGGCTAGTGTGATGATGGACGCTGGGTATCAAGCTCTTTGTATGTTGTGAGCCAGTTATCGATGGCCGCCTTGCTGAACCGCCAGTGCTTCCCTACCTTCTGGCCGGGGATCTTGCCCTCTTGGGCGAGCTTGTAGAGGGTCGACTTAGCGAGTTGGAGGTACGCCGCGAGCTGCTCGACGGTCATCACGTCGGGTGGCGGGTCGGCAGCGGGCTCGGGAACGCTTGGGGTGGGCATCCCCGGATTGTACCAGTTGGTGTCAGTTCGTGAGGCGGTGAGGAGGTGGTCGAGGCCCGGTGGTGCGGCTGGACCTCGATGTGAACCGCTCGGTCAGGAGCCGTTCGGCTTGCCGTTCTTGCCTTCCTGGTGGATCCAGGTGTGGGCCATGTCGGCAACCTTGGCGACGACCGGCAGGTCGTCGCGTCCGAAGCTGTCGGATGAT
The sequence above is a segment of the Phycisphaerales bacterium genome. Coding sequences within it:
- a CDS encoding MAE_28990/MAE_18760 family HEPN-like nuclease — translated: MIVCSDQEIDEMQAVVADFEQRVTEVSEYLRMLKALDRPDAVIRSQSKASYKATPVEDDWRTVSKATVYLLIYNLVEAAIRSAFGELYETIAREGRSLQSVSTEIRDTWIVSEHRKLTRETASPEKYRESAARMVLAALDQTVVRLEASRLPVSGNLDADNIRQVCRNHGVGVGVHRAARGGIDLEIVKRQRNALAHGNRSFSEVGREVTVDDLVRTARQAEIFVRGILKNVEKHIAGNGYARAGAP
- a CDS encoding DUF262 domain-containing protein, with protein sequence MPPDQLFEISDVDRSAAEAEIRTKQHEVRYDLRDFTIDYIVQEFQNGLFYVPPYQREFIWNEPHKRRFIESVILGLPIPMMFVADMEDGRLEIVDGAQRIQSLEQFVNNDLVLDGLLRLPSLNGFRHGDLPKAQQRKFGTKAMRLVVLDDSTTPELRQEIFDRVNTSGVKAKASEIRRGTFTGPFMDFIRDRAQDERFARLCPISDRMRQRREDEELVLRFFAYSDRYKKFQHDVDKFLDKFAKDHRDDFEQDRMRSEFDATMAFVEKHFPHGFAKGDTSRATPRVRFEALAVGTNLALRDQPGLEPRSVQSWLDSEEFRTHTTTHASNSGPRLRGRIEFVRDRLLGSGD
- a CDS encoding HNH endonuclease translates to MRAKHLGSDGELRADFDLAFEADTVRITVHARGGSESAGNQTNPDYESLVQILLERLAGCGAALLNVRLASKTVAHLPASQRRVQLPKYQLPLPLISVPQLTDLRYAIRRAVAASHTTSATAGHGNATKRIELIASRPMPAADMAAILEWGVAESPDGGDRTDADEGTGFSEGRLLLRIHLQRERNQTLVRLAKDAFVSQNGRLYCESCGFDFEAVYGNLGAGYIEAHHEEPLGARREEGVTRVEDLRMVCANCHRMLHRRMGDDPLTVEGLRCRLRS
- the drmD gene encoding DISARM system SNF2-like helicase DrmD codes for the protein MASNSATLLPEEGQLVSVRERRFVVTDVAGDALGDGPDRVGQHLVTLNSVEDDGLGEELQVVWELEPGARVLERSTLPAPTGLDEPEALDALLDAVRWAAVSTADHRNVQSPFRSGIEIDDYQLDPVVRSIDMPRANLLIADDVGLGKTIEAGLIILEMMLRHRANRVLIVCPAGLQLKWQDEMHEKFGLDFRIVDSELMRQLRRTRGIHANPWTHFPRLITSIDYLKRDRPLQLFREALPPRGESPYPRRFDLMVLDEAQNCAPSGRGKYATDSQRTTAVRELAPHFEHRLFLSATPHNGYQESFTALLELLDDQRFARGTPPDEAQLRRVMVRRLKDDIKNPDGSDRFPRRELVPLEVDYSKAERDAHSQLSEYASRLTKSCTTPKDRFAAEFVLKTLKKRLFSSPLAFLKTLEKHRATIAKRQRAAAASERALQLRVARTNDDFSTELEFEEATDDALTSAASLLDASSEDKKLLDGLRDWAKRASVRPDSKCDLLIEWLTGQLRPNGEWNEERVLIFTEYRDTQNWLVERLATAGLAEEGRLETIYGGMKEDERERIKAHFQHDPKETPVRILIATECASEGIDLQRHCNKLVHIEIPWNPNRLEQRNGRIDRRGQKRTPLIHHFVGSGYKERVAKNAGRPSSELEGDLEFLMRAAEKVETIRQDLGKVGPVIADQVEEAMLGQRRSLDTAAAENEANAVRRQLKFERNVAERVQRLRERLAETRETLRLDPLHVQNAVSTALALADLPQLVPAPLPGSDGAAFKMPTLRGSWQRCADGLEDSVSHRVRPITFDHDVANGRTDVVLAHLNHRLVQMSLRLLRAEIWQPEDRKKLHRITARPVPASVLTSPAIVVHGRLIVVGASHQRLHEELLTAGGTTKDGRWERFSQSAMEDLLRAASSAMPEGLPADSLLRLVREYEDRAVSALEARMRDRVGSIERELEQRLDRDLSDIETVINELEQAIRSGFEDIEQGQMFLEGLAPDEQDQLNRNRDALQRRLAALPDELEKEQSAIRSRYSSPQPRLFPLAVTILIPEGWRHG
- a CDS encoding helix-turn-helix domain-containing protein, which produces MPTPSVPEPAADPPPDVMTVEQLAAYLQLAKSTLYKLAQEGKIPGQKVGKHWRFSKAAIDNWLTTYKELDTQRPSSH